The Callospermophilus lateralis isolate mCalLat2 chromosome 15, mCalLat2.hap1, whole genome shotgun sequence genome window below encodes:
- the Rasgef1a gene encoding ras-GEF domain-containing family member 1A yields the protein MPQTSVVFSSILGPSSSGQVQPGMGERGGGAGSGSGDLIFQDGRLISGSLEALMEHLVPTVDYYPDRTYIFTFLLSSRVFMPPHDLLARVGQICLEQRQQLEAGPEKAKLKSFSAKIVQLLKEWTEAFPYDFQDEKAMAELKAIAHRVTQCDEENGTVKKAITQMIQSLLLSLATRSQLQELREKLRPPAVEKGPVLKAKPPAAQKDILGVCCDPLVLAQQLTHIELERVSSIHPEDLMQIISHMDSLDNHRCRGDMNKTYSLEAYDNWFNCLSMLVATEVCRVVKKKHRTRMLEFFIDVARECFNIGNFNSMMAIISGMNLSPVARLKKTWSKVKTAKFDVLEHHMDPSSNFCNYRTALQGATQRSQMANSSREKIVIPVFNLFVKDIYFLHKIHTNHLPNGHINFKKFWEISRQIHEFMTWTQVECPFEKDKKIQSYLLTAPIYSEEALFIASFESEGPENHMEKDSWKALRTTLLNRA from the exons ATGCCCCAGACATCTGTGGTCTTCTCCAGCATCCTCGGACCCAGCTCTAGTGGACAGGTGCAACCCGGCATGGGGGAGCGAGGAGGCGGGGCTGGCAGTGGCTCTGGGGACCTCATCTTCCAAGATGGACGCCTCATTTCTGGGTCCCTGGAAGCCTTGATGGAGCACCTGGTCCCCACGGTGGACTATTACCCCGAT AGGACATACATCTTCACATTCCTCCTGAGCTCCCGGGTCTTTATGCCCCCTCATGACCTGCTGGCCCGAGTGGGGCAGATCTGCCTGGAGCAAAGGCAGCAGCTGGAGGCTGGGCCTGAGAAG GCCAAGCTAAAGTCCTTCTCCGCCAAGATTGTGCAGCTCCTGAAGGAGTGGACAGAGGCCTTCCCCTATGACTTCCAGGATGAGAAGGCCATGGCGGAGCTGAAGGCCATTGCTCACCGTGTCACCCAGTGCGATGAG GAGAATGGCACAGTAAAGAAGGCCATCACCCAGATGATACAGAGCCTGCTGCTATCCCTGGCCACCCGGAGCCAGCTCCAGGAGCTGCGGGAGAAGCTCCGGCCACCAGCTGTTGAAAAAGGGCCTGTCCTCAAGGCCAAGCCACCGGCCGCTCAGAAAGACATCCTGGGCGTGTGCTGTGACCCCCTGGTGCTGGCCCAGCAGCTGACCCACATCGAGCTG GAGAGGGTCAGCAGCATTCACCCTGAGGACCTGATGCAGATCATCAGCCACATGGACTCCTTGGACAACCACAGG TGCCGAGGGGACATGAACAAGACCTACAGCCTGGAGGCCTATGACAACTGGTTCAACTGCCTGAGCATGCTGGTGGCTACTGAGGTGTGCCGG GTGGTTAAGAAGAAGCATCGGACCCGCATGCTGGAGTTTTTCATTGATGTGGCCCGAGAGTGCTTCAACATTGGAAACTTCAACTCCATGATGGCCATCATTT CTGGCATGAACCTTAGTCCAGTGGCTCGGCTGAAGAAAACATGGTCCAAAGTCAAGACAGCCAAGTTTGACGTCTTGGAG CACCACATGGATCCATCCAGCAACTTCTGTAACTACCGCACTGCCCTGCAGGGGGCCACACAGCGGTCCCAGATGGCCAATAGCAGCCGTGAGAAGATTGTCATCCCAGTATTCAACCTCTTCGTTAAGGACATCTATTTCCTGCACAAAATCCACACCAACCATTTACCCAATGGGCACATTAACTTTAAG AAATTTTGGGAGATCTCCAGACAGATCCATGAGTTTATGACATGGACACAAGTAGAGTGTCCCTTTGAGAAGGACAAGAAAATTCAGAGTTACCTGCTTACAGCGCCCATCTACAGCGAGGAAG CTCTCTTCATCGCCTCCTTTGAAAGTGAAGGTCCTGAGAACCATATGGAAAAGGACAGCTGGAAGGCCCTCAG